The Macaca nemestrina isolate mMacNem1 chromosome 6, mMacNem.hap1, whole genome shotgun sequence genome window below encodes:
- the LOC105480837 gene encoding large ribosomal subunit protein eL32-like, with translation MAALRPLVKPKIVKKRTKKFIWHQSDRYVKIKRNWRKPRGIDNRVHRRFKGQILMPNIGYGSNKKTKHMLPSGFRKFLVHNVKELEVLLMCNKSYCAEIAHNVSSKNRKAIVERAAQLAIRVTNPNARLRSEENE, from the coding sequence ATGGCCGCCCTCAGACCCCTTGTGAAGCCCAAGATcgttaaaaaaagaaccaagaagTTCATCTGGCACCAGTCAGACCGATATGTCAAAATTAAGCGTAACTGGCGGAAACCCAGAGGCATTGACAACAGGGTTCATAGAAGATTCAAGGGCCAGATCTTGATGCCCAACATTGGTTATGGgagcaacaaaaaaacaaagcacatgCTGCCCAGTGGCTTCCGGAAGTTCCTGGTCCACAATGTCAAGGAGCTGGAAGTGCTGCTGATGTGCAACAAATCTTACTGTGCCGAGATTGCTCACAATGTTTCTTCCAAGAACCGCAAAGCCATCGTGGAAAGAGCTGCCCAGCTGGCCATCAGAGTCACCAACCCCAACGCCAGGCTGCGCAGTGAAGAAAATGAGTAG